The following nucleotide sequence is from Ahniella affigens.
AGTTGACGACCACCGTATCGTCGTCCTCGCTGATCGCGATGACCTGGTCGTCAGCACGCATGCGAGTGTCCATCGGTGGATTGATCAATACCTCGCCATCGGCACGCATCAGCCCGATCACGGCGGATTCTTCGAAACTGGCCAGCGTCTCTCGGTAGGTCTTGCCATCGAGTTCGGGCAAGTTCTGAAAGTAGATTTCGGCGCCATCAAAATCGAGCAGTTCGGTGTACACCACGCTGAGGCCAGACTGTCGGCAAGTTTGGGCGGTGACCCGTGCGATCAGGTCTTCGCCCTGCACAAAGATGGCTTCCTGCCCGCCTACCAAGCGCGCAGCTTCCATGTTGCGTTCTTCACGGATTTCGGCGACGACGTGATAGGGCTCGGGTTTGCGATTCGGATTATTGGTGATCGCCAATACCGACTTGATGACATGGATATCCGGATTGTCGGCCTCTGGCGCCAGCACGACGATCGATCGGGCGCTGTGTGGATCAACCACTTCCAGATCGTCAAGATCGAGCGGATTGCCGCTCCGGCAAATCACGACAGTGCGGCCGGTGGACTCGAACTTGGCGCGGATATCGTCTTCCATTTCGACCTTGTCGCGGTCGGCCAGAATGACAATGCGCGGCTTCTTCTGATTGCTGTTCGCGATGATCAACTCACCGATGATCGAGTAGATTTTGCTCGACCAGCCGAGGATCAAGGTGTAGTCGTGTTCCAAAACACGCGAGCGGCCTTTGCGCAGCTCATCGAGCTTTGCTTCCATGCCGGACGTGATGGTACCGATCAGAATACTGACGAGGAAGATGCCAACCAGCGTGACCACGAACATCAGGATGCGTAAAGGCCAGCCGGCATCACCAGCCAGATTGCCAGAGTCCAGCGCGTGCATCAGGCCTTGCCAGGCACCCTCGATCAATGAATAGCTCGATGCGGGGTCGTCCGGATTTTGCCGGATGCCGAAAATGCTGAGGGTCAGCGCCGCAATGACCACGATCACGGTCGATGCAAGTGCCAGCCAGCCAATAATGGCGATGGTGCCTTTCGACAACGTATTCTCAAAGCGATAGCGCAGTTGATCACGCCAAGTGACCGGATGTTTCGGCATGGTGCAGCCCCGTCAAAGTATCCAGCTGATGCTAACGAGTCGTACGTGGCCTTCGCAATGCCTTCACGTTGTGGCTGCGAGCCGAGCTGCGCGGATAATGTCCCATTTATTTGGTGGTCGGTGTGCCCGGGCCGCGACGCAGCCAGGGCCACCAGAGCAGCGCACCAAGGCCGGCCAGCGCCATGTCCTTGTGGGCGTCCCACCAATCACCCTGCTGGCCGTTGTAAGCCTCCGCGTCTGCGGGATCGAGCAGGACGGCGACGAGCCACTCCAGCCATTCATACGCGAGGCTGCTCATCAAGATCAGCGCGAAGGCCCGCCAGAACGGGGCGCTCGGTTTCACCACGGAGTATGCGCGCGCCCGCTCGACCAGACCCGGTGTCAAACACAGGCCATACAGCAGATGCACCAGTCGATCGAAATGATTGCGCTGCCAGCCGAACAGCTCGGCAGTATTGGTGTTCAGGACGGCCATGAGCCAAGCGTCATACGGCACGTTGGAGTAAAGCCAGCGCGACGCGAGGCAATGCACCATGATGAACACGGCGAACAAGGCAAATGCACGCAGGCTTAGTTGCCGCGTTTGAATCAGCCAAATCATCAGGCCCAGGGCCACCACAGTTAGTGAGCTGTGTAGCGCCTGCTCAAATGGCCAGATTGGCGCGAGCCAACTGAGTCCAAACGCCAGCAACGTGAGCGTAAACCACGTCCATTGGGCGGAACGCAGCGTCATAGCAGAAACGCTGTACCGAGCCCCAGGAACGCGAGAAATCCGATGCAGTCGGTAACGGTCGTGAGCACGACGCCGCCAGCGAGCGCCGGATCAATGTCGAGGCGCCGTAATAGCAGCGGAATCATGACGCCCGATGCCGCTGCGGCCAGGAGGTTGATCGCGATGGCAGCGGCGATGACGAGTGCGAGCCTGAGATCGCCAAACCATAGCCCCGCCGACGCCCCTACGACAATCGCCCAGATCACGCCGTTGAACCCGCCCACCATCATTTCCTTCGACAACAGCGCCATCGCATTACTGGCGCTGACCTGGCCGAGCGCCATGCCGCGGACAATCAGCGTCAGCGTCTGGGTGCCGGCAATGCCGCCCATGCTGGCGACAACCGGCATCAAAATGGCCAGTGCGACGACTTGCTCCAATGCGATTTCAAATCGACCAATCACGAATGACGCGAGAAACGCGGTCAACAGATTGATGCCGAGCCACAGGGCGCGCTTCCGGGTCGCGCGCCGCACCGGCGCGAACAAATCCTCTTCTTCGTCCAGACCGGCCATGCTCATCACGTTGTGATCGGCTTGGGCGCGGATGATGTCGACCATGTCGTCAATGGTGATGCGACCGAGCAGCACGTTGTTGGCATCAACGACTGGCGCCGAGATCCAGTCATGGTCGGCGAAGCTCTTGGCAACCGTTTCGGCTTCGGCGGTGACGACGATCGGGGCTTGAGAATCGTCGATGAGTTCGTTGATAGGCGTGTCGAGTTGGGACGTGAGCACGCGGGTGACGGCCACGCGGCCCAAATATTGGTTGCGTCGACTGACAACGTAAAAATGGTCGGTGTGATCCGGCATTTCGCCACGCAGGCGCAAATAGCGAAGCACAACGTCGATCGTCACATCGGGACGCACGGTGATGATGTCGGGGTTCAGCAAACGGCCGGCGCTGTCCTCTGGGTACGAGAGTGCTTGTTCCAAACGCTCGCGATCGGTCCGATCGAGCGACTTCAGCACGTTCTCGGTGACCGTGTCGGGCAGATCCTCGAACAGGTCGGCAAGGTCGTCCAGATCGAGCGACTCAGCCGCCGCGACGATTTCCTCGTCATCCATGTCCTGAAGCAGGCTCTCGCGAACCTCCTCGTTGCAATGGACGAGCACCTCGCCGTCGTCCTCAGAATCGACCAAGCCCCAGAGCATCAAGCGCTTTGTGGGCGGCAGGGCTTCTAGCAGGCTGCCGATCTCAGCGGGGGTCAGTGTGTTGACCAGCCGGCGCACCGGCCCCAGGCGCCCGGAATCGAGCGCTTGCGACAGCGTTTTCATCTGGCGCGCAGTCTTGTCCAGGGCAGCAAGTTCGGCCATGGCAGGTCTCCGGTCGTTGGCGCCACGATGGCGACAGGCTCAATACACTGTCGGGCTGCGCAACGCCTGCATCCCTGACATCGGGGGCGCGAGTCCCTCTGCGCTTCCACCTATTATCGGGGTTCGATGTGTCGCGAAAAAGTCCTGCGGAGCTCAGGCTGCATCAGGATCAGCAGAATGCCCGCAATCGTCGGTACCCAGGCCGCTGGCACGGCGGCAAAGACCTGCCACTGGTTGGTCCCAAGCGTAAAGATCAGCGCTTGGGCGACCAGACTCAGGAATTGGGTCGTGATCAGCACACGCCAGCGTGCCGTCTGGATCAGCCACGCCCCAACGGGGCCCATCAGCACCGTGCCGGCTAGTGCGAGCCAAAGTTGGCGAAACAGCTCCGGCCAATGTGCGCCCAGTTGATGTTGGTGGAGCCACAGGGGCAATACCCAGGGACTGAGCCAGGCGAGCCCCAGGCAAGGCAGCGCGAGCAGTGCATGGGCCTGCCAATAGTGGCGCATCGCATGGGCGCTGCCGTCGGCGCGTGACAACCGCGGCAGCAGGCTTCGCTGCAGGGGCATCTGCAAGCTGAGATACGCCGCGAACGGGATCGCGATCAGCGCATACAACGCAAACTGCGCCGCTGGCAGGGTTGCCGCAAACCAGAGCCGGTCAAGCTGACTGCCGAGCAAGGTCAAAAACGCCGAGAGCGCGGCGAGACTGAGTTCCGGCACGCCGGTAACGGGTTCTGTGGCCTGGTCGTTTCGAAAGCGATCTTCAGCGGCCAGATCGCCGAGCAAGCGCCGCCGGTTCAGTTGCCATTCCACGCCCGCGCCGATGACGAACCCGAGCAGGTAGAGACTGGCAGCGGGCTCGATGAACAGCATGAACGTGGTCGCCAGTGCGTGCTTCAGGAGCAGAAACAGCGCCGATCGGAACCCCGCGCGCCATTGCGCCTGCCGCGCATTCCAGAAACCCGTCGCGCACGCATTCAGCACCTGAAACTGAAACACGGCCGCAAGCAGCAGCAGGCTGGCAAAATCCATCGGTAGCTGGGGTCGCAACTGCTTGCCAACAGCGAGCAGGAGTGCCGCCATCGCGGTCAGAATCAGCGCCGCCTGCCGATAGCGTTGATGGAAGTGCAGATAGTGGGCCACGAGTACGGGCTTTGGAAGATCGCGGGCGAGATCGCGAAGCAGCAGGGGGCCGAATGCAAGATCGAGTGCAAATAAGAGCGCGTGCAAGCTCCAGGCGAACGCCACCACTGCCCAAGCGTCCGCGCCGAGCACCTTGGCTTGCCATGGGATCAGGATCAGCGTCAGTAACAGCACGAGCAGCTGATAGGCATAGCCAGGCATGGCCTCCCACCAGATGCGACGAATCATGGTTGCTCGGTCCGCTGTCTGGCCGCAATCGTTGCGCGGAGCCCCTGCTGATGTGAATACGGGGCAAGATAGCCCAGCCGGGCGAGAAGGCTGGCATCGACCGGCGTGCTGGCAAGAAACTTGCGCACGCGATCAACGGAGATCGTCGGTTTCTGCCTGCAAAGATGTGCCCACGTCTGGGCCAAGAACCCGAGCAGATAGGCCGGCATTTCGGGCAGCCGTATCTGGCGGGCCGGATCGCGTCCAAGTTCAATCCGGATCAGGCGCATCCACTCGTGCATCGGAATCGGCGGCAAATCGGCGACATTGTGTATGCGGCAGCCCGGCAGCTCGGCCAGATCAAACAGACTCGCGGCGACGACATTGCCGACAAATGCCACCGCCTTGACTTGCTGGCCGGATCCGATGGCACGCATGCGTGGGCGGTCGAGCTCGTCGATCAGTCGCTTCATATTGCCATGATGACCGGGGCCATAGACCACCGACGGACGCAGGACTCGGGCCGAACGCACGGTCGGTTGTTCGGCCTGCCACGCCACAATCAGCTGCTCTGCTGCGAGTTTGCTGCGGCCGTATTCGTTCAGCGGTTTGGGGTCGAGATCGGACTCCACGGCAGGTCCGGCGCCGTAAACCGACACCGAGCTGAAATGCAGCAGTCGCACCACGTTGGCAGCGCGCATGGCGTCAAGCAGCACGCGGGTCCCGTCGACATTCGTCTCAGCGTAAAGGTGCAGGGGCGAGACATCGTCCGCGTGCACGGCGGCGAGATGGATCACCAGGTCAACATCACGTAGCGCCTGTTCGACCAGGTTGGCGTCGCGGATATCGCCGAGCAGGCAGGAGTCCGGGAAGCTGACACTTGACCTGAGATCGAGAATGCGAATGCCATGCCCGGCGTCGAGCAAAGCGCGACAAAGATGCGTGCCAATGAAGCCGGAACCGCCGGTGAGCAGGATGTTCATGGCGTGCCACCAGTCTGCGCGGCGCGATAGTGCTGCAGCAGCGCCTGACCCAGAGCCGTTGGATCATGGTGGGTCCGCAAATAGTCTCGGCCAGCTGCGATCAGGCTTGCGGCCAAGGTTGGTTCCCGAACCAGACGATCGATTGCGGCGGCAAAATCAGCAGCGTTGTCAGCCAGCAACAGGTGTTCGCCGTGGCGGACCGACAGACCTCGTGCAGCCACCGAAGTGGCGACCACGGGGAGTCCGCGTGCCCAGGACTCAAGAATGCGCATGCGGATGCCCGAGCCGGCAAACAGCGGCAACGCGGCAATGGCATCTTGCGGAAACAGTTTGGCGGAATCGCTGGGCACGGGCTGGACGTGGACATTGCTTGGCCAGTCAGCATGGCCGTTTGGTGCGAACACCGTCAAGCGCAACTCGGGCGCCCGTTGCTTCAGACACGGCGCCAATTCGCGAACGGCCCAATCGAATGCTTGTTGGTTTGGACCCCAGCCACGGCTGCCGGGCAGAACGATCTGAAGGCTTGGCGATTCGGTGTTATCGGCGGGTAGTTCCGCTGGAAACGGCACCGTCCAGGTATGAATACGATGCTCCGATCCGGGGGCAGCAAGCGCCTGCAGTTGCGCCGCATCGACTGGGGTGATTGCGAGGTTGCAGGCGGTCTGCTTGAGCAGGCGCCGCTCGGCAAGGCGCAGACGGCGCGCCTCGGCGCGTAGCAACGGGCGCAGCCAAGCTGGCGCCGGCCAATCGGCCCAGAGTTGGGACTCCACATTCTGCAGGCGCAGCACCACAGGAACGGGCCAGGGTGGTGGCCCAAGCATGGCCATGCTTTGCAGGCATTCGACATGAATGACGTCGGGTCGAAATCGCTTGATGAGGCCCGGCAGTGCATGAGCCAACGCCGGGTGCGCGTGCCGGGCGAGGCTGGTCGCCCGACTGGTTACGAGTGCCTGCAAGGCGGCAAGCAGCCAGGGCTTTGGCGTGCTTGGGACCAGATCGGCACCCAGCATGGGCTGCATCGCGTCGATCCACGCTGATCGCTGCGCCTGCTCAGCCGGATGCAAAGGCGCGAGCAAATGCATGATCGCGCCCGCTTGATGCAACGACTGGATGGTTTGCCAAAGTGCGAGTCGGCCACCATCCAACGGCGGCCAAGGGCATTTGCTGGCGAGAATCAACACGCGAACTGACATGCGGACAGCGATCCCTACGATCCAACGTCGTCGTCAGCATACGACCTGGCCGACGGGGGCCATGGGATGCATGGGGCCAACGCAAGGATTGTCACGGTGCCACGACGTTGAAAGCCGCCAAACCGCCGCTGTTAGGGCAGCGCCCCAGGCCCGTGACGTCGCCATCGCTCGCATAGCTGACCACGATTTCAGACGCGGGGTCGCCATCGATATTGGCCAGTTGCATTTGCCAAGCCTGGCAATCGCGCAGCGGTTCGGGTGGCTCGGCCACCATGGCCGTTCGCCAAGTTGCGTTGCCGCGACGATTCGGATGCTCGACCAGCACCCGGATGCGCCCACTCCGGTGCACCGCCAGCAGTTCGAGCCGTGCATCGCCGCCGATGTCGGCGGCACGGACAGCCACCATGTCATCACGACCCGGCTCGGACCAAAGCGTCTGACTGCGATCGCCAAGCCCCGCTTGAAAATCCGTTCGCACAAGCGTGGCACAGCCGCTCGCGACCTGATCAATCTGTCCGGCAAACAGCATGCTGGGCACGCTCTCGGCGTCGAATTGAACGCGTTCAACGGCATGCACGGCGAGTTGTTCCGGAAGCGATCGCAACTCCTGGCTATTCAAGTCGGTGCCAAAGCCTATGTGGAGCAGGCGGCGGTTGCCAAAAGCCTCGGTGCCGGTGATCGCTTCGGGCCAACGGTCACCGGTGACATCGCCAACAGCGAGGGCATTGGCCCAACCTGACACGGTGTTTTTGACATCGCGTTGTTCGAAGAACCCGCCGCGGTTGAGATACAGCCGCAGCATCTCCCGCGTGCTCCGATCGATCGCACCAAGTGCGGGGCCTTCGTTCGTCGCGAGCAGATCCACGAGCCCATCGCGGTTCCAGTCGATAGCGGCAATCGCCCGGGACCCGAAGATGGGCTGCTCAGGGTGCGCCGAAGGCGGGGTCATGACAAGTCCATCGCTCCACGGCGCAAAACTGTTTCTGCCTTCGTTGATCAACACAGCAACGCCCCGAAGATGGGCACTCAAGGCCACATCCAAAACATTGTCACGGTTGAAATCGGCTACCGCGACGTCGCCGTAGTCAAACGGCAACGGCGGCCAATGCGCGGACATGTCGAGCTTGAATCGACCGGTTCCGTCGCCGAGGAACAGATTTGGCTGGAAGTTGCCTTTTCGCGCCGGACCATGAATCAGATCCACGTGACCATCGCCATTCAGATCGGCGAGTTGGAAGCCGTCACGCCATTGACCTCGAAGCGGCAAGCCGGAATCGATCCACTGCAACGAAAATAACGGCCGCTTCGTTAGTCCGCCAATCGCCCCACACGTCGATGCCGAACCGTCTGGCTGTACCGAGCGGTGACTGCAGCCGGCGAGGGCGATGGTCAAGAGCGTCAGCACGAATGGGGTTCGGAGCATGCGGAGAATTCCTGAAAGAGTGGCCATTGTTTCCTGAAGCCGTGTGAGCGGGCAAGAAAAAAGCCCCGAGGCGGGGCTTTTTTCGGCCTCGATCTGAAGACCGAGGGTTACCAGTGATCAGGCCGACTGGCGTCGGTACAGCGCGAGCCCAGCAATCCCCATCAGGCTCAGAACCAGCACGAGCAGGCTGATCGGGGACGCGGCCGGAATCGGATGACCCAAACCACCGTTGACCTGATTAGCGGCGAACTCGTTCGTATCGCCAGCGCCCCCACAACCCGGGTCGGCCGGGTAGTCGATAAAGCCATCGCCGTCGTTGTCCTGGCCATCGGAGCAGGCTGCCAAAGTCGCCGACGCAAACTCGCTGCCATCGGTGGCGCTGCTGCAGCCCGGATCGGCCGGGAAGACTATGCCAACGCCCGTGAAATCAGCCAAACCGTCATTGTCGTTGTCGATGCCGTCCGAGCATTCTGGTTGTTCGGACGGATCGGTTGCCGAGGCGCAGTTCGGCGATGCCGGGAAGTCAGTCAGACCATCACCATCGTTGTCGATGCCGTCGTTGCATTGCTGACCCTCTTCCGAGTTCTGCGAAGCGCTCGCGCATTGCGGGTCGTTCGGGAAGTCAATCAGGCCGTCGAAGTCGTTGTCGAATGTGTCGTTGCATTGCGGACGCTCGGTCGTGCTGGCGGCCGATGCACAACCTGGGTCGGCTGGGAAGTCAATGAGCATATCGCCGTCATTGTCGAAGCCATCATCGCATGGACCAAAATTCTCGGCGTCATCGGTGCTGCTCGAGCAACCTGGGTCGTTCGGGAAGTCGATCAGACTATCGCCATCGTTGTCGATGCCATCGATACAGGCCGGGTTGATTTCGTTGTTGTCATTCGGACTGGTGCAACCCCGATCGTTCGGGAAGTCGGTTTGACCATCGCTATCGTTATCCAGGCCATCACTGCAGGCTTCCGCGGTTTCGCTGAAATCGGTAACGCTGGTGCAGCCTGGGTCGGCCGGAAAGTCGACCAAGCCATCGGTGTCGTTGTCAAAGCCGTCCAGGCAGGCGGCGCTCGATTCTGTTGGGTCGCCCGGGAAATTGCAGAGCGGATCAAACGGGAAGTCGATCAGGCCATTGGCGTTATTGTCGAAGCCGTCCGAGCACTGGTTGTTGTTAGTGAATTCACTGTTGTCTGCAGCGGTCCGGCAGTTCGGATCGGCCGGAAAATCCGTGAACATATTGCCGTCATTGTCGAAGCCATCCGAGCATTCGGTCACTTCAAACTCTTGGAACCGGCTTGCGCAACTGGTGTCGGCCGGAAAATCGGTCTGGCCATCCAAGTCATTGTCAAGGCCGTCCGAGCAGGCAGGATTCTCACTATTGCTGTTGGCGTTAAAGCACCCAGCGTCCGCTGGAAAATCGACCAAGCCATCACCGTCGTTGTCGAGCCCGTCTGAGCACGCACCGAATGGGAAGATTGCTCCCGGCGAACCGGCGGAATCATCGAAGGCCGTAGCAGGATACATGCTCGCTTCAGCGCTATTGCCACCATCAAACCCATTGGTATACGCAATGTGGCTGGCGAAACCCTGGCGCTTCGGAATACCCGTAGTCCGAAAATCGTAAACCACATTGCCGGACACGACCGAACCAATCTGCGCCAAATACTGCGTTGCGCGACTCAGCGTGTTGGCGTTGACGAAGGTTCCGGTTGGCTGTTCTTCATGATCGAAAATCGTTCCGATGCCGTCGGGAATCTGCGGGCCGCTCGTGCCACAGGCGAACGGGGCCGCGAGGCCCGGATCGCGCCAGACAATCGCGGCGGTTCGATTGATCGAATTTGGAACCGTTCCAGGGATGTTGCTGATGCGGGCCGAGTACATGTTTGGCAGTGGCTCGCGATTGTTTGCCGCGCCATTGCCCGCCATCAGACCATAAAACGTGTCACCGCTTGCAACGCCCGCTTCAATGCTGACCAGCGCATCACCGTAAGCATTGCCTGACCCAGAATTGATGAAGGCGTATTCGCCAAACAACACATTGTTGTTGCTGGCAAGACCGAGACCGCCATCAGCGAAGTATCCAACCGACGTTGGGAACACGGTGTTGCTGGCTGTGCAGGTATTAGCGGCGTCGATGGTGACGAAACCGCGTGCCGACCCTTGCGTATCGCTCGCACATTGCCCACCCAGCAGGCTGGAGGCCTGTCCGGACAGGGCATTGCGAAGCCCCAGTGTTGTGGTGGCACTGAGCGCTGCGTATGGGAGGACGCCAGTGCAGGAGCCGACACCGCCTGCGGTCGAAGCCGGTAGCGTGCCATTGACCAACAAGTCGCGCAGATTGACTTCGACGGTGCCATTGCCATCGAGGCGAATATCGAACCCGAATACCGGCACGCCGCGGTCCGACCACAGGGTGACGCGGGCAACCTGCTCGGTGTTGCTCGCGTTGCTGACGGTGAACTGGCTGCGCAGCCCGTTGGTGGTTGACGTGTCCACTTCAAAGTAAGGCGCGAGCAACGTGGCAGCGGGCACGGTATCGAGCGAGCCAATGGCCGCATGGGCGTTATAGAACATGCCGAGCAAACTGAGGCCGGCAATAAGTGATTTGAGCTTCATCATAGGTCTCCGCTGGCCTCAGTTGTTGCCGATCTGGGCGGCTTCGGTCATGTAACCGTAATCCGCATTGCTGGGCGCCGACGTCGGCACCTGACGGACTAGCACCCACGCCTGG
It contains:
- a CDS encoding CASTOR/POLLUX-related putative ion channel; amino-acid sequence: MPKHPVTWRDQLRYRFENTLSKGTIAIIGWLALASTVIVVIAALTLSIFGIRQNPDDPASSYSLIEGAWQGLMHALDSGNLAGDAGWPLRILMFVVTLVGIFLVSILIGTITSGMEAKLDELRKGRSRVLEHDYTLILGWSSKIYSIIGELIIANSNQKKPRIVILADRDKVEMEDDIRAKFESTGRTVVICRSGNPLDLDDLEVVDPHSARSIVVLAPEADNPDIHVIKSVLAITNNPNRKPEPYHVVAEIREERNMEAARLVGGQEAIFVQGEDLIARVTAQTCRQSGLSVVYTELLDFDGAEIYFQNLPELDGKTYRETLASFEESAVIGLMRADGEVLINPPMDTRMRADDQVIAISEDDDTVVVNSGKSPAADIAAMRKGKKPETKPERTLILGWNEKALAIVRELDNYVAPGSELIAVCQRDGARDQLFTLTQSLGKMKVRFSDNDITNRAVLEALNPETFDHIILMSYSHLPIQEADAQTLITLLHLRAIADQKNVDMSIVSEMMDLRNRALAQVAKADDFIVSDKLVSLMLAQLSENKDLEKVFKILFSAEGSEIYVRSIADYVATGVPVDFYTVLESAAERGETAIGYRIVRHSNDKDQGYGVKVNPKKSDKITFAAEDRIVVLAED
- a CDS encoding DUF2238 domain-containing protein, translating into MTLRSAQWTWFTLTLLAFGLSWLAPIWPFEQALHSSLTVVALGLMIWLIQTRQLSLRAFALFAVFIMVHCLASRWLYSNVPYDAWLMAVLNTNTAELFGWQRNHFDRLVHLLYGLCLTPGLVERARAYSVVKPSAPFWRAFALILMSSLAYEWLEWLVAVLLDPADAEAYNGQQGDWWDAHKDMALAGLGALLWWPWLRRGPGTPTTK
- the mgtE gene encoding magnesium transporter — translated: MAELAALDKTARQMKTLSQALDSGRLGPVRRLVNTLTPAEIGSLLEALPPTKRLMLWGLVDSEDDGEVLVHCNEEVRESLLQDMDDEEIVAAAESLDLDDLADLFEDLPDTVTENVLKSLDRTDRERLEQALSYPEDSAGRLLNPDIITVRPDVTIDVVLRYLRLRGEMPDHTDHFYVVSRRNQYLGRVAVTRVLTSQLDTPINELIDDSQAPIVVTAEAETVAKSFADHDWISAPVVDANNVLLGRITIDDMVDIIRAQADHNVMSMAGLDEEEDLFAPVRRATRKRALWLGINLLTAFLASFVIGRFEIALEQVVALAILMPVVASMGGIAGTQTLTLIVRGMALGQVSASNAMALLSKEMMVGGFNGVIWAIVVGASAGLWFGDLRLALVIAAAIAINLLAAAASGVMIPLLLRRLDIDPALAGGVVLTTVTDCIGFLAFLGLGTAFLL
- a CDS encoding NAD-dependent epimerase/dehydratase family protein, whose product is MNILLTGGSGFIGTHLCRALLDAGHGIRILDLRSSVSFPDSCLLGDIRDANLVEQALRDVDLVIHLAAVHADDVSPLHLYAETNVDGTRVLLDAMRAANVVRLLHFSSVSVYGAGPAVESDLDPKPLNEYGRSKLAAEQLIVAWQAEQPTVRSARVLRPSVVYGPGHHGNMKRLIDELDRPRMRAIGSGQQVKAVAFVGNVVAASLFDLAELPGCRIHNVADLPPIPMHEWMRLIRIELGRDPARQIRLPEMPAYLLGFLAQTWAHLCRQKPTISVDRVRKFLASTPVDASLLARLGYLAPYSHQQGLRATIAARQRTEQP
- a CDS encoding glycosyltransferase family 4 protein is translated as MSVRVLILASKCPWPPLDGGRLALWQTIQSLHQAGAIMHLLAPLHPAEQAQRSAWIDAMQPMLGADLVPSTPKPWLLAALQALVTSRATSLARHAHPALAHALPGLIKRFRPDVIHVECLQSMAMLGPPPWPVPVVLRLQNVESQLWADWPAPAWLRPLLRAEARRLRLAERRLLKQTACNLAITPVDAAQLQALAAPGSEHRIHTWTVPFPAELPADNTESPSLQIVLPGSRGWGPNQQAFDWAVRELAPCLKQRAPELRLTVFAPNGHADWPSNVHVQPVPSDSAKLFPQDAIAALPLFAGSGIRMRILESWARGLPVVATSVAARGLSVRHGEHLLLADNAADFAAAIDRLVREPTLAASLIAAGRDYLRTHHDPTALGQALLQHYRAAQTGGTP
- a CDS encoding FG-GAP repeat domain-containing protein; this translates as MLRTPFVLTLLTIALAGCSHRSVQPDGSASTCGAIGGLTKRPLFSLQWIDSGLPLRGQWRDGFQLADLNGDGHVDLIHGPARKGNFQPNLFLGDGTGRFKLDMSAHWPPLPFDYGDVAVADFNRDNVLDVALSAHLRGVAVLINEGRNSFAPWSDGLVMTPPSAHPEQPIFGSRAIAAIDWNRDGLVDLLATNEGPALGAIDRSTREMLRLYLNRGGFFEQRDVKNTVSGWANALAVGDVTGDRWPEAITGTEAFGNRRLLHIGFGTDLNSQELRSLPEQLAVHAVERVQFDAESVPSMLFAGQIDQVASGCATLVRTDFQAGLGDRSQTLWSEPGRDDMVAVRAADIGGDARLELLAVHRSGRIRVLVEHPNRRGNATWRTAMVAEPPEPLRDCQAWQMQLANIDGDPASEIVVSYASDGDVTGLGRCPNSGGLAAFNVVAP